One Pelodiscus sinensis isolate JC-2024 chromosome 24, ASM4963464v1, whole genome shotgun sequence DNA segment encodes these proteins:
- the LOC102460934 gene encoding uncharacterized protein LOC102460934: MKQTLCKKEASRPAGSLRSRIKALAADSSSKRCCRLVLHPAQDRSDLTRALRGLAPGRMSYFAYQYKQRNYTPYSTTRLLACAEPCVVKGPAPCGTKCVEPCATKRPAPCAPKCRDPCAGKAPVHCEPKCLEPHAQRGPAHCAPKFSEPAGVKCSVPWVPRCHEPYGPIPARPFPERWSPCAPPYGQPFVTGYPQACGPSYGPSFPKYSYPCAPQWPGGWGYGGCGPC, translated from the exons ATGAAGCA GACCTTGTGCAAGAAGGAGGCCTCTCGCCCTGCCGGCAGTCTGAGAAGCCGTATAAAAGCCCTCGCAGCAGACAGCTCTTCTAAGCGCTGCTGTCGCCTTGTTCTCCACCCGGCACAGGACAGGTCTGACTTGACTCGCGCGCTGC GTGGCCTGGCTCCCGGGAGGATGTCTTACTTCGCGTACCAGTACAAGCAGCGGAACTACACCCCGTACTCCACGACCCGCCTGCTGGCGTGCGCCGAGCCCTGCGTGGTGAAGGGCCCGGCGCCGTGCGGGACCAAGTGCGTGGAGCCCTGTGCCACGAAACGGCCAGCGCCCTGCGCACCCAAGTGCAGAGACCCGTGTGCCGGGAAGGCCCCCGTCCACTGCGAGCCCAAGTGTTTGGAGCCGCATGCCCAGCGAGGCCCGGCACACTGTGCCCCCAAATTCTCCGAGCCCGCAGGCGTGAAGTGCTCCGTGCCGTGGGTGCCGAGGTGCCATGAGCCGTACGGGCCGATCCCCGCTCGGCCGTTCCCCGAGCGGTGGAGTCCGTGCGCTCCTCCCTACGGGCAGCCCTTCGTGACGGGGTACCCCCAGGCCTGTGGCCCCTCCTACGGGCCGTCGTTCCCGAAATACTCCTACCCTTGTGCTCCCCAGTGGCCCGGCGGGTGGGGCTACGGGGGCTGTGGGCCGTGCTAA